A window of Candidatus Nitrospira allomarina genomic DNA:
CAATCGGATCTATGAGGCATACGTCTTGGGCAGACCTGGCCATGAACAGGGAATGATTGAGTTGCCCATCGGTCGGGATCGGGGAGAACCGAAAAAGGTTTCATCCAACACCGCGCAACCGCAACGAGCGGTCACGGAGTATCGGGTGGAACAGGTATTTGGTGAACTGGCTTCACAGGTCGTGTTGTTTCCACGCACAGGGCGAACACATCAGCTTCGAGTTCATCTGGCGTCTTTAGGGTGCCCCATTTTGGGGGATGAGAGGTATGGCGGTCAGAAAGTATGCCGGATTATGGAGATCGACATTCCACGGGTGATGCTCCATGCAGGCACACTAGGATTCCAACATCCCGTATCCGGAAAGTTTCAGGAATATTCCGTAGGCTTTCCGTTGGACATGCAAGAGATGTGTCAGGCGTTCCTCAACAAATAATAGTGAATGGACATATCTTTGTTCATCTCCTGAATATTTCATTAATCCTCGTCAAGTTTTTTCTCATCTGACCGTTACAATCGAGAAAGAGCCCTGAAGGGAGTTTCACCTGACGTGAGCTTCTGGGTTGGGACAGGTTGGGCGGCTAGGGATTACTGTAATCAATACATATTGAGAAAGAATGAATCAGAATGTGGCGTAAGATCCTCGTACTGTTGGTGGTGGTGATGGTCGGGTATGTGTCCAATGTGTTTAGCCAAGGGGCCTGTCTTGAGAATGCGACGCTCTGGTATTCCCACGTGATGATGTCGAGTCAGCCGTTTTTTGTGAAACTGGAACGGGGGCAGGATCATGTTCGTCGAGCTTTGGATGCGGTCGATGCCTCCTATACCGTGTTGCGTTCCGATTCGGATCAACAAGCCTATCCACGAGTTGTCATTACCACCAGCTTCTGGTTTCCCTTCATTGTTTCTGAACATTTTCATACCGAAGGTGATGCTGCAAGTCGGGTTGTTTTCACTGCTCACTATCTGGGGTTGTTTGGTTTGGCCCTATCGATAGGCGATTCGGTTGAGATTGCCGCATAAATCCTGTGTGGGTATGGACAGGCATTTCCCATTCACTGAAGTTTTAAAAAGCAGGAGCTTGCAATTTCAATGAAAATAGGGATCACGCTTGGCGGACAGATTTGGCTTTCTGTTGGATTGTAAGAATAATGAATTCAGCTGGTTTGAGGGGAGCGAACCCGATCATGATGTTGACGCTCCCGGCATTCTGGTCAGCGGATGAAATGGTATCCGGTCCACATTTGACAAAGTAGGCCTCCTGGGCTTTTTGTCCTTGGAAGGCCCCCTGCCGAAAGAGGGATTGGAGAAACACATCAATCGTTTGACGAATGTGAGCCCAAAGGGTTTGGTCGTTCGGTTCATCTACTACCCACCCTAATCCCTGTTGTATGCTTGATTCCAGAAACAAGGCCAGACGCCGGACGGAAAGATACTGCCACTCTCTGTTGGATGAAAGGGTTCGTGCACCCCAGGCGACAACCTGTGACGGAGAGGTTTGTCGAATTGGATTGATCCCCGATTGAGTGAGTTGTCCCATTTCCGGTTGCGTCAGTGTCTGCTCGATACCCTGAACGCCATGAAGGATGGCCTCCGTTCCTGCGGGGGCTTTCCATACTCCTCGTTGTTGATCGGTCCTGGCTAATACCCCAGCCATGGCTCCGCTGGCGGGGATGTGCAGGGGTGCCTTCTTAAGGGACGGATGGACTTGGACACGTGGAACGTACATGGCCACATTTGGATGGTGAATTCCTGATTGCTGATTTAACCAGGTGGTCAGAGCCCTGACCGTTTGTCGGGGGGCATCGCGTTGAGGGACATCCAGGACATACATCGCACGGTGCTTGGCAACAAGAGCAATCGCTGCGTGCATGACTTTGATCGCATGGGTATCCGGGAGTTGTTCGGTTTGAGGAATGAACAAAATATTGAAATCCCCTACGCGGTTGAGGAGAGAAAGGCCTTCCAGAAAGGGAGACGCGGCTTTGATCTGTCTTGTTCCAATGCGTACCACCCAAATGGCTTTTCCTTCATTGTCAAAAAATTGTTTGATGCAAAGGGAGAAAAGGGCCTCTGTTTCAAGTCCCCCATATTTTTTTTCAAATGCTTCCCATGTCCGGACCTGTTGTGGAGACGTCATCGACCCCTTGGGAAATGAGCCGATGATGGCCGCAGTTGAGGTGGAGGCCGATTTAATTGCGGGAGGGAGAAGCGACGGTTTGTGGATAGATGCGCCAGGAGTCGAGTGAAATTTTTTCATAAGAAATTGTTTTATTTCTTTCTGTGTAGCGTAGTTTCAGGAGGAATAGCCTAATACAACCTTCATTAGCTTGCTAGGGTTTCCGCATACGTCTCTACTCGACGGAACGGATTTTCCAGAAAAAAGGCTGCGACCGTCAGACATTCCATCCCGAACGGCAAATAGCCGGCATAACCGAGGATCGGCATTTCCCCCATCGGGAGTGCGTGGACGTAGGGAATTGAATATTCCCAATGGACCAGGCTGTGGGCATTCCACATTTCCCAAAAGCCTCCACAGACCAGGGCTGCCAAAGCGGAAAGAACCACAGGACTCCAGTTTCCTTTGGCTAGTGGGGACAGAAGGGTTGGAACCCTCCGTATTATTTGTATGCCTACCATGATCAGGAGTGGACTCACCCAGAGAAGAGAGTACAGCAGTGTGGGCCAAATCCCAATCATCAGAAGCCCGAAACAACCAAGGCTAAACATCAGCCAGCCGTTGTGCGATTCATTGACTGAAGAGATGGCCCGCCAGTTTTCAAATGGTGCTCTTATCCAAGAAAAGGAAGACAGGTATTCATAGGTACCCAGAACGGCGGGGAGAACCGTCGAAAATGAAAGAGTGAACCAGGAATAGGTCAGAAGCGGTTGAGTTGGTACCAGACCGACATAGTGCCAGTTCTGTACATACTGATTAAGATATTCAAACGTCCACCAGAAGCCTGCGCTGAGGAGAAAGAGTTTGAAAAGAAAAGCGGGCTGATGGGTGATCATGCACCTGCCGGTTCGAGAAAAGCATAAGGCGTTGATGACCGCGATGTAGCCAAGCCAGAGCAGGGGGAACGTATAGGGCTGCCATTCCTGGAACCAGGAAAAACGTGTCCACGCGAGGATTGAAGCGAAAGTCGTCCATCCTACGGCCATCCACCCCCACCAGGGAAACTCTTTGGCAGAGGTGGATTTGCACGGGCTGTGGGACCGGGTTTTCCGGTATCGCCAAAGAAACGGGGCAACCGTTGCGGAGATGAGCAGGGCCAGGAGTCCGAAGATCGGCCAGGACAGAGAGGGGTCTCCTGACTGTAGGGGAATGGCTAATAGAGTCAAATCGTGGGGAAGAGCCTGGCCGGATAAGGCAATACCCAGAGGAGGCAGCCCAAGAAGCAAAAAAATAAGAATGCTACCGTTGATTACCTTTGTGGAAGACATGGGAATGAAATAAAACGAATATCCACGGGTAGAGATTGGAAGCACACATAAAGCCTTGGTTCAGCTTAAACCAGTCCGGCCTCCTGAGCCAACGGTAAAGAATCCGGGTCAAGTTGGAATAGTCTTGGTGAGACCCGGGTGAATTCTTTTACCGTCTTTCCAGCCCGCACTTCCAGCATGCGGTGAATTCTTTTTGATGCAATTCCCCGCATCCGGAGCAGGTCCATTTCGTTGTTTCAAGAGGTTTGGCGCGCTCCCAGTCTTTGATTAGAGTGTTGGCCCGGTCAAAATCCTCGTCCTTCAGCACCCACAATTCCGGGAAAACTTCAACAAACGGCACTTCCCCTCCCAACATCGCTGAGCGTTGATTTTTAATCGTGGACGGTATCTGGGCCTGATCCAACAGTTCCTTTCGGGATTCCACGTCGATGAGGCTTTGGGAAACGTACAGTTTTTTCATGGTTTACCTCTGCGGTGGTGTATGTGAGCCAATATTCAAGTGAGGATACCGTATTGGGCACACCAACATGTTGGTCTCATCAGAGCGACGCAAAAGCGCTCACTCAAATATCAGTGAGGCTATCACTAACATACCATGTCACTGTGGAGTCTCGGGGCGTGTCAGGAAAAAATTTTTTCTAGAGCAAAGACCCCTAAACAAGCGTGGAGTTTCGCTTCTGTTTCAGGGTACCGGGCATTGATTATGGCTGTTGCAGAAGCGAAGTATGGTGAAGGGGATCGTCAGATTCATATCCGAGCATCAATCATCTCCATCACCCGTGATTGCCAGGCGAGGACGGCTGTGCGTACGTGCATCTTCTCGGCCAGTTTCGGAAATTCGGTGCGGATGACCTCGGCAGCGAATCCGGAAAGGAACGCGCTCTTGAGTTCGGCGCAGGCGCGGTCAACGCCGATTTCATGGTAAGGCGACTTGGCAAGTAACAGGAAGCCATCATTTGGGATACGGCCGCTTTGCATGTTGGCCTCAATGATGCCGGCGGCTTTTCTAATAGGATCGGCGAGGTCCGGGCTGTAGGGTCCGATGATGAGCGCCAGATTTGAGGTGTGCAGCCAATCAAACCCCCGTCCGACGCAAATAATCCATTCGCGATGCTCAATGTTGAGTGTGCGGTTGGCCTGTTTGATGCCAGCGACATGGGTGATGTTGTCCCGTACCAGGGGCAACAGGTCCTGCTGGATCTGTTGAGGCATATCCGGATACAGCTCTTCCAGTAAGGCGGGCAAGCAGTCCTGATCGGAAACGGACACAGATGAGAGGTCCAGGGTTTTCCCGTTCGTACTGTGGAACACCAGAGCGTCTTCATCGGTTTCAAATCCACACACGATCGGATACACCGTGTCGTGAGCCGTGCCGAAGACTGCCTCCATCTGTTGTTTAATACCCAGACTATAAGTGCGTGCGGCGACGGTGTCATAGTTAAATCCGGCACATCCGCGATGGGGATTGCCCTTTGAATAATGGTAGGTAATGAGCGCCAGGGTGCGGCGGCCCTGTCTGACCATGTTTTGCACATGCTCTGTCACGACTTCGCCGAGGTGCGGCCACCCCAGGTTAAATCGTCCACCGAGATTGCGGAAGGGGAAAATGATTCCGCGTGGAGTGTTGGTGGCGACGGGAATATTGATTCGCCCATCCATGCACATGAATGCGGCGATCGCGGTCGGATGTTGGGCGAGGTATCGGCTGCGGGCGAGCCATGCCTCGGGACTTTGGAATTCCTGGGAGTGCCGCCGAGAATGGCCTACTAGCCAGTCGATGCGTTGCCCGATGGTCAAGTCGTGAATGTCCACCTCTTCCTGGTTCGGTGGTATCTGAGTCAAAATCTTGGTTTTCATTGCCTTATCCTTTATGGGGTTTTGGATAGCCATCGGTCATTACGCGAATGCCATGAGACTTCGTGGAGGATTCACGCGGTAAGCCAACACGTGGTCCGAAAATGAGCGAAAGTGATCCATCCCGACGATGGAGCAGGTATTGCCCGCCTCAATACATTGGTCCTGGAAATGATATAAATACTCCATCGAAGTGTGGTCGATAATCCTTCCTGCCAAAATGATCAAAAAGTCGGCTTTGGAGTTTGAAGGAACGACGAGCGTTTCGTGGAGCACCTTGTCGAGTTTCATCAGGTTCATGCAGGTGACCGAAGACAGGTATATTTTATACGGGTTTTTCATCTCTTCGACAGTGCCTCGTATCGCGTCGGTGGCAACGGTCATGATGCTGTACCGTTCACGAGAGCCGCGGCCGTCTCCAATTCGGATAACCGGATTGCTGAACAATTCTACGAGTGCAGCCGATAGTAGGCTGGTCGACCGTTTGAGGAAAGAGTTTTTGGCCTGAGTTTCCTTGGCCGAGTTCCGTATAAGGTCACCACAGAGCACGATGATCTTCGTCAGCATGCCAAGCGCGACGCCTTCTAACAGGTCCGAGGTGTATAGGGTGACCACGACGGTGACCACAGCGATCAACAGTTGTTCCTTGCCGATTGCGAAGATCTTCCAAAAGACCTTTGGCGCACATAGTTGCCATCCAATCCAGATGAGCAAAGCTGCCAGAACGGTAAGCGGAATGAAATTGATAAGCTTTGTCCCGAACCACAAAATAAGCGCGAGGCAGCAGGCATAATAAAAGTTGGCCCAGAGGGTTCTTCCTCCGGCCATGATATTGGTTGTGCTTTTCACTCCGCCGGGGATGATCGTCAGACCGCCAGCCAAGCTTGAGAGGATGTTGGAGATGCCCATGGCCCGCAGGGTCACGTTGGGATCTGATTTTCTATGAAAGGGATCAATCTTATCGACCGCAGCGATTGTGGCCAGCGACTCGGTACCATCGATAAGGGTGAGCGTGATAATCGTGATCACGAACGCCATCCATAAATCCTGATTTTGCCAGGCCTCAGAAAAATGAGGAAAGTGAATGCCATGTTGGAAAATATCCAGAGGGACATGGACCAGATATTCTTGCGGGAGTTGCAGGAACCAACTGGCGATGCCGCCTAGACTGGTGAGAAGGAGAGGAGCCGGGATGAGCCTGGCCCACCGTTCTTTTCGACTGGAAAGAGAAAAGAGCAAGGCCAAGGAGAGACCGCCGACGAGAAAGATCTCCAGATTCATCTCATGGATATCGTGAGGAATTGCGAGAATAGCCTCTGGAATGGATTTGACGGGCGGCAACTGGTCTCCCAGGAGTTGCGGAATTTGTTTGATGATAATCAGCATGCCGATGGCACTCAACATGCCTTCGACTACCGAGATGGGAAAGTAAAGGGCGAATCTCCCTGCACGAAAGAGACTCAACAAAAACTGCACCACACCGGTCAGACAAATCGCCACCAGTAAGAGCGGATATCCCACAGTTAAGTCTCCATGGCCGAGAGTAATCATTCCGGCCAACAGTGCTGGGGCAAGACCGGCAGCCGGTCCGCTGATCGTCACATAGGCTCCACCAAGGAAGGGAAAGATGACTCCGGCGATAATGGCGGAAATCACACCGGTAATGGGCGGTGCGCCCGATGCGACCGCGATTCCCAGCGAGAGTGGGAGCCCGATGAGTGCGACTTGTAGGCCAGCCATGAGATCGTAGCGCCAATGTTTTAGCCCTCGCACCCCGTTCTGGGGTTTTTCCATGGAAGGGGCTACTGAATGCTGGGACAGCATGTACTTTTCCTTTTGCCTTTCTGGTTGTCGTCTTCGAGTGAAGCGGCAACAGTGTTTCTCGCTGATAGAGGTGGGGGTGGGAAAACGCCAACATCATTCCCTTGCGTGTTTGGTGTACAAGGATTCTGGGCCTTACTCGCCCGAACTAGTAGGGTAACCGGATATTAATTGCATAACTGATACCTCAGAAGACGACAGGGTGTTTGGAACCGGCACAGAAGCCAGGGATGATATTTGTCCAACAGCATTGGAGTTCCCTGAATATAGGAACAAAGAGAAAAAGTTCATTTCTCAGTTCTGGGTAGGCCATGAGCGGTTTTGCATCGCGCGTTTAGTGCGAATTCGCTCCAAGCGGTAGCGCTGACAGGAATCAAGATAAGATGGTGGACTGTGAACTCTAAACGGGTATGCCTGCGTGTTTCATAAGATGGTCAAATCCATGGTTGCCGGTTTTTAGCCACGACAATGATATTTTTGTGCCATGGACTGGTACCTCAGGGCCAGTCACTTCACTGGTTTTTTTAATGCGGGTCAACTTCATTGGGAGGCAGACTTATATCCTTGCGATTGCCCCATAAAGGTGACCAATTAGTGAATGGGTAGGCAGGATGTGGATGATCAATATGATACTCATTTTTTCGGTGTTTGGCCGGGAATTTTTTAGGACTCCGAGTAGAAAAATAATTGCACGCCGATAGTAATGACCAGGAGAGCCCAGAGGATTTTGAATGCAAATTTGACGCGGGCGTTGGTCTGCAACGCGACATGAGATCGTGGTATGAACTCGCCGGCAAACCAGGCTAGACCACCTGCCAAGGCCAATGTGCCCATGATGTTATGGTGAGTCTGAATGTCGTGGCCGCCTGGGTGGAGGCCATGCATGTGGCGAAACAACATAAGCCCACCGACCAGTGCAAAACCCGGCAGAAGCGACCGCCAGAACACGTGAGAAAATTTCCCAGCCCGAAGGAACCCTTCCACCAGGCCGACAGCCAGGGCCAGGATGCCGAATATTT
This region includes:
- a CDS encoding phage tail sheath family protein codes for the protein MKKFHSTPGASIHKPSLLPPAIKSASTSTAAIIGSFPKGSMTSPQQVRTWEAFEKKYGGLETEALFSLCIKQFFDNEGKAIWVVRIGTRQIKAASPFLEGLSLLNRVGDFNILFIPQTEQLPDTHAIKVMHAAIALVAKHRAMYVLDVPQRDAPRQTVRALTTWLNQQSGIHHPNVAMYVPRVQVHPSLKKAPLHIPASGAMAGVLARTDQQRGVWKAPAGTEAILHGVQGIEQTLTQPEMGQLTQSGINPIRQTSPSQVVAWGARTLSSNREWQYLSVRRLALFLESSIQQGLGWVVDEPNDQTLWAHIRQTIDVFLQSLFRQGAFQGQKAQEAYFVKCGPDTISSADQNAGSVNIMIGFAPLKPAEFIILTIQQKAKSVRQA
- a CDS encoding putative signal transducing protein produces the protein MKKLYVSQSLIDVESRKELLDQAQIPSTIKNQRSAMLGGEVPFVEVFPELWVLKDEDFDRANTLIKDWERAKPLETTKWTCSGCGELHQKEFTACWKCGLERR
- a CDS encoding SulP family inorganic anion transporter is translated as MEKPQNGVRGLKHWRYDLMAGLQVALIGLPLSLGIAVASGAPPITGVISAIIAGVIFPFLGGAYVTISGPAAGLAPALLAGMITLGHGDLTVGYPLLLVAICLTGVVQFLLSLFRAGRFALYFPISVVEGMLSAIGMLIIIKQIPQLLGDQLPPVKSIPEAILAIPHDIHEMNLEIFLVGGLSLALLFSLSSRKERWARLIPAPLLLTSLGGIASWFLQLPQEYLVHVPLDIFQHGIHFPHFSEAWQNQDLWMAFVITIITLTLIDGTESLATIAAVDKIDPFHRKSDPNVTLRAMGISNILSSLAGGLTIIPGGVKSTTNIMAGGRTLWANFYYACCLALILWFGTKLINFIPLTVLAALLIWIGWQLCAPKVFWKIFAIGKEQLLIAVVTVVVTLYTSDLLEGVALGMLTKIIVLCGDLIRNSAKETQAKNSFLKRSTSLLSAALVELFSNPVIRIGDGRGSRERYSIMTVATDAIRGTVEEMKNPYKIYLSSVTCMNLMKLDKVLHETLVVPSNSKADFLIILAGRIIDHTSMEYLYHFQDQCIEAGNTCSIVGMDHFRSFSDHVLAYRVNPPRSLMAFA